The genome window CACTCGTTTCCAGCGCGACGGATATAAAAATAAAATGGCTAAGGTAATAACCCCTAACAACGTTTCCCAAGGGTCAAGATTGGTAATTAGCGTCGGCAGATTTTTAAGGACACCAAGCACTCCGCCTTCCGGCGTTTCTTGTCCTAAAAATGGAGCAAGTTGGACAAAGATCAAAATCACCCCAATTCCGGTCATAAAACCAGAAATGACGTTATAGGGGAGCATTGTAATATAGCGTCCTAAACGGAGAACCCCAAACAGAATTTGAAATCCGCCCGCCATCATAATGACCGTAAACGCCATGGCTAACCCTTGTTCTGGGTTGTTCGCTGTGAGTTCCGTAATCACGGCAGTCACAATGACGGTCATGGGACCCGTTGGCTCAGAAATGAGACTCGGTGTCCCGCCAAACAACGCCGCAAAAAAGCCAATTAAAACCGCTCCCCATAACCCAGCGGCTGCACCAGCCCCAGAAGCAATCCCAAAGGCTAACGCCATCGGTAGCGCAACAACTGCGGTCGTGATTCCCCCAAGGATATCCCCTTGGAGGTTACGAAAATGAATTGTATTGGTAATGTTCATTGTAAGTTTTTCAATTATCCAGAATTAGTGTAGTGCATCTAGCGGAATAACAATACCGGGAGTTGCGTACTTCTGAGTACTTGTGCTGTGGTACTGCCAATAATGAGGGGGCGAATCCGACGATGTCCGTAAGCCCCCATAATAATCAAACTAATATCATGTCCATCGGCGTAACTGGCAATGATTTTTTCGGGATTGCCTTCTAAAACCTGACAAATCGGCTCAAATCCTGCAGCCCGTGTTTGTTCTTCTGCTTCTTGATTTCGTTTTTGAGCTTTTTTATCTTGAGCGGTTCTGGCGACGGTCAGGATATGGAGTTCTAATCCTTGAAAGGCTGGCGACTTGACCAGAAACCGCAACATTTTCTGACAACTTTTCCCACCATCGTAGGCAAAGAGTAAGCGTTTAATGGGCTTAAATTGACGAGGCGTAACCAAGCATGGTTTATGACTCCCTCGTAGAATTCGCTCCGTGTTTCCGCCCAAATGGTTGGAGGCAAACGGGGCATTTTCTCCTCGTTTCCCCAAGATAATTAAATCGGCATGGGTTTCAAATTCGTGAAAACAATCCACCAGAAACCCAGTTTCGTGGATGGTCTTAACATCTTGGACGCCTTCAGACGCTAATCGTTGTTTGGCATCTTCAAGGATTAGTTTTGCCCGTTCATGATTGATTTTGGCTTTCTCATGTTCGAGTTCGACTAGTTTGCTTAGTAAATCTTTGGCAGCATCAATGCCAATACTGCCACTTAAATTCCCGGTTTCAATGGATTTTTGGGAACGAACATCGGTGACATATAAAACATCAACACAAGCATCAAGCCGAGGGGCAAGCCAAGCGGCATAGTGATAGCTTTCTTGGGCAAAAGCAGAGCCATCCGTGCATAAGAGAATATGTTTCATTGGTTTAGTTTAAGTAGATTAGTGACTGGCAACTTCTTCGAGAGCATCGGGTTTGTCATGAATCGCAAGGCGATCGAGCATTTTTGCACTGTCTTCATTTAGCCCCACTAGTTCTACATCTGCCCCATGACGGCGAAATTGAATCACAACTTTGTCAATGGCATTGACTGCAGATTGATCCCAAATATGAGCATGGGAGAGATCAATCGTCACAGTCTCAATATCTTCTTTGAGATCAAAGGCGTTTAAAAACTGTTCGACAGAGACAAAGAAAATTTGTCCAGCAACGCTATAAGTGCGGTGCATCCCATCAGAGCTTAAGGTTTTATCGACAAAAACGACTTGGGCAATTTCACGAGAAAAGAAAATTGTACTGAGGGCAATTCCAACCACTACGCCAATGGCTAAGTTATGAGTCAAAATAGTAATTAATACGGTTGTTACCATGACAAAGGTTTCACTGCGAGGCACTCGGGGAATATTGCGAATAGATGACCAGCTAAAGGTGCCAATGGAAACCATAATCATCACAGCAACCAGAGATGCCATGGGAATTTGTTGAACCCAATTCCCGAGAAATAAAATAAAGAACAAGAGTAAAATACCAGAAATAAAGGTAGAAAGGCGTTTCCGCCCCCCAGACTGGATATTAATTACGGATTGACCAATCATGGCACACCCTGCCATTCCGCCGAAGAACCCCGTAATAATATTGGCAATGCCTTGACCTTTTGCTTCGCGATTTTTATCACTAGGGGTATCGGTTAATTCATCGAGGAGGGCTGCGGTGAGTAAGGTTTCTAGTAGTCCGACAATGGTCAGGGTTAAAGCAGGAGGAAAGATAATTTCTAAAGTTTCCAAATTTAAGGGAACCTCTGGCAGGATAAAAATAGGAAAGGCAGTGGGTAATTCTCCCATATCTCCTACTGTGGGGACATCAAGTTCTAGAAAAATCGAGACTGCTGTCAGTAAAACAATGGCAACCAGGGGAGAAGGAATGGATTTTGTAATTCTGGGAAAAAGATAAATAATGCCTAACCCGACGGCAACCATGACGTAAACTTCCCAGGAGGCATTATTCAGTTGTGGAAATTGTGAGGTGAAAATTAAAATGGCAAGGGCATTGACAAACCCAATCATCACCGCCCGTGGCACAAATTTCATTTGTTGGTCGAGCTTAAAAAGAGCAAAGACAATTTGCAAGATACCTGTCAATATTGTGGCTGCAAAGAGATATTGCAGACCCTGTTCTTTAACCAGATTAACCATAACCAGTGCCATTGCCCCCGTTGCACCGGAAATTAAGCCGGTGCGTCCACCAAAGATGGCAGTAATGACTGCAATAACGAAAGAGGCATATAACCCAACTTTCGGATCCACCCCAGCAATTAAAGAAAACGCGATCGCTTCTGGAATTAAAGCTAAAGCAACAACGGCACCGGCAAGAATATCCTTCTGAATGTTAGAAAACCACTCTCGTCTGAATAAGGTTAAATCCAAATTTTCTCCTTAATTTCGTAACTACACTACTTTGATAAAAATACAAATGTTTCTAACCGTAAGCCGTTTAATTAATCACGTGCAATGGCTGACGGGCAATTCTCTTTTTCTGAAA of Cyanobacteria bacterium GSL.Bin1 contains these proteins:
- a CDS encoding STAS domain-containing protein: MDLTLFRREWFSNIQKDILAGAVVALALIPEAIAFSLIAGVDPKVGLYASFVIAVITAIFGGRTGLISGATGAMALVMVNLVKEQGLQYLFAATILTGILQIVFALFKLDQQMKFVPRAVMIGFVNALAILIFTSQFPQLNNASWEVYVMVAVGLGIIYLFPRITKSIPSPLVAIVLLTAVSIFLELDVPTVGDMGELPTAFPIFILPEVPLNLETLEIIFPPALTLTIVGLLETLLTAALLDELTDTPSDKNREAKGQGIANIITGFFGGMAGCAMIGQSVINIQSGGRKRLSTFISGILLLFFILFLGNWVQQIPMASLVAVMIMVSIGTFSWSSIRNIPRVPRSETFVMVTTVLITILTHNLAIGVVVGIALSTIFFSREIAQVVFVDKTLSSDGMHRTYSVAGQIFFVSVEQFLNAFDLKEDIETVTIDLSHAHIWDQSAVNAIDKVVIQFRRHGADVELVGLNEDSAKMLDRLAIHDKPDALEEVASH
- a CDS encoding universal stress protein encodes the protein MKHILLCTDGSAFAQESYHYAAWLAPRLDACVDVLYVTDVRSQKSIETGNLSGSIGIDAAKDLLSKLVELEHEKAKINHERAKLILEDAKQRLASEGVQDVKTIHETGFLVDCFHEFETHADLIILGKRGENAPFASNHLGGNTERILRGSHKPCLVTPRQFKPIKRLLFAYDGGKSCQKMLRFLVKSPAFQGLELHILTVARTAQDKKAQKRNQEAEEQTRAAGFEPICQVLEGNPEKIIASYADGHDISLIIMGAYGHRRIRPLIIGSTTAQVLRSTQLPVLLFR